The Streptomyces cyaneogriseus subsp. noncyanogenus region CCCGCTCGGCGCCGTGATCAACAAGGGGCTGACCGTACGCGGGGCCCAGATGCACGGCCAGCGGTACATCCCCATGCTGCTGGAACGACTGGCCTCCGGTGAGCTGCGCACCGCACACCTGGCCACCCACACCGTGCCCCTCGACCAGGCCCCGAAGGCGTACGACCTGTTCAAGCACAAGACCGACGGCTGCGTCCGCACCGTCATCCGGCCCTGACCGCCCCCCACACCCCCGCCCGAGGTGGGCCTTGCACCGTCCGGAGGAGGAAACGATGCCAGCGAACACGGACCCGGCGGGCGACGGCGTGCTCGATGTCCATTTCATCGGCAACGCCACCGTCCTCCTGCGGTACGGCGATCTCACCCTCCTCACCGACCCCAACTTCCTGCACCGCGGGCAGTACGCCTACCTGGGCTACGGGCTGCTCAGCCGGCGCCTGACGGAACCGGCCGTCGACGTGGACGAGCTGCCCCGGCTCGACGCAGTGGTGCTGTCACATCTGCACGGCGACCACTGGGACCGCCGCGCCCGCCGGCAGCTCGACCGCACGGTGCCGATCCTCACCACGCCGCATGCCGCGCGCCGCCTGAAGGTGGTGCACGGCTTCCACCGCACGGCGGGACTGCGCACCTGGGAGGCGCTCACGCTGCAGCGCGACGGCACACAGGTGCGGATCACGGCCCTGCCGGGCCGGCACGCCGGTCACCGGCTGCTGCGCGGACTGCTGCCGCCGGTGATGGGCAGCATGCTGGAATTCGGCCCGGCCGGCGGCCCGGTCGCACTACGGCTGTACCTCTCGGGGGACACCCTGGTGTACGAGGGCCTCGACGAGATCGCCCGCCGCTTCCCCGCCGCCGACCTGGCCGTCCTCCACCTGGGCGGCACCCGGCTCCCCGGAGGCTTCCTCGTCACCATGGACGGCGCCCAGGGCGCGGAACTCGCGCGGCGCCTCGACCCCCGCCTCCTGCTGCCCGTGCACTACGGCGACTACACGGTGATGCGCTCGCCGCTGGGCGAGTTCCTCGCCGAGGCGGACAGGATCGGGCTGGGCGACCGGATCGTCCATTGCCGCCACGGTCAGCGGGTCCGTCTGGCCTGCGGCACCGGAGCCGTTCCGACGGTGATCTGACCGTGGTCGCGTGGCCGGCCGGCGCCGTATGCCGCAGGATGCCGCCGCGGCCGTCGAGCCGGGCGGCATCCTGGCCGGCGAGGGAAGGTGTCACGGGGAGCTTTCCCGGGTCGAGCCTTCCTGCTCAGGACGCTCGGTGCCGGGGCGTTCGTCCTCCCTCCGGGCCGCCCGCTCCGGGCGCGGCGACCCTTCCTCCTCCGGGTGCACGTCCTTCTCGCCTGTGACCTGCTCCAGCGGATGGGACAGTTTGTCCTCGTGCGGACTGCTCATGTCGGCTCCTTCCGTGGTCGAGCCCGGCAGTCCCCCCACATCCCCGTGTATCCGATCGTCTCAGTGTCAAGCGCAAACATGTGTAGTGTGGAATATAAGGGGCGAATGCGGCGGCGGGAGGTGGCGGCGCCGGACGGCGCCCTTCGCGGGGATCCGTTCCTTCGAGTCCCTGCCGTCCCGTGGCGCCGCACACGCACACGACATGACGCCGACTACGGGGCCCGTGCCTCGCGAAGGGCTGAGCGGTGAGCGCTGACAACGCGTACGACAGCACCGAGATCACCCAGTGGCTCCTGGAGACCGAGTCACTGGAGGACTTCCTCCAGTCCCTCGCCGACGCCGCCCTCGACGCGTCCGGCGTGGAGGGCACCGGGGTGACCCTGGAACGCGACGGGCGGCCCCTGACCGTGGTGAGCGCCGGACCGCCGGCGCTGAAGCTCGACGAGAAGCAGTACGGCCAGGATGACGGCCCCTGCCTGCGCGCCCTGCGTACCGGGCAGGAGGTCGTCGTCCACGACATGCTGAGCGAGGAACGCTGGGGCGACTATCCCGCCTACGCCGCGGCCTGCGGCATCCGTTCCTCCCTCTCGCTGCCGATCGCCGCCCGCACCCCCACCGCCGGAGCCCTCAACCTCTACGCCGCCCCGCCCGACGCCTTCCACGACGTCGGCCTGGACGCCGTACGCTCCCTGGCCGCCCAGG contains the following coding sequences:
- a CDS encoding MBL fold metallo-hydrolase; translation: MPANTDPAGDGVLDVHFIGNATVLLRYGDLTLLTDPNFLHRGQYAYLGYGLLSRRLTEPAVDVDELPRLDAVVLSHLHGDHWDRRARRQLDRTVPILTTPHAARRLKVVHGFHRTAGLRTWEALTLQRDGTQVRITALPGRHAGHRLLRGLLPPVMGSMLEFGPAGGPVALRLYLSGDTLVYEGLDEIARRFPAADLAVLHLGGTRLPGGFLVTMDGAQGAELARRLDPRLLLPVHYGDYTVMRSPLGEFLAEADRIGLGDRIVHCRHGQRVRLACGTGAVPTVI
- a CDS encoding GAF and ANTAR domain-containing protein → MSADNAYDSTEITQWLLETESLEDFLQSLADAALDASGVEGTGVTLERDGRPLTVVSAGPPALKLDEKQYGQDDGPCLRALRTGQEVVVHDMLSEERWGDYPAYAAACGIRSSLSLPIAARTPTAGALNLYAAPPDAFHDVGLDAVRSLAAQATGGVALAQRIFATQEFADQMRTAMRSRSVIDQALGVIMGQRRCTADEAFGILRTASQHRNVKLRDLCTELITNLTGRPPSPPGMDPGP